A genome region from Streptomyces antimycoticus includes the following:
- a CDS encoding 3-deoxy-manno-octulosonate cytidylyltransferase: MAATTAQPTGAKPRRHIAVIPCRWGASRFPGKPLAVLGDKPLLWHVHQRCLEAKRLDGAVVATDDERIEAACRRLGIECIRTGEHLTGTDRVAEVAERLPAEAYINVQGDEPFISPTAIDDISEALEYKPPGTLAVNAYAELHDPGAVLDHNVVKVVVSAQSKALLFSRQPIPYPKGDRPKYLRQLGLYGFTGPALQHFLQLQQGPLERAEGVEMLRFVEHGHAVHMVPVLDDGVAVDTPEDLTRAERLFNQYGGAVLTRGAAGRSPADEEGAVTYSGDVEVIRSMVR; this comes from the coding sequence GTGGCCGCCACCACAGCCCAGCCGACCGGCGCCAAACCGCGCCGGCACATCGCCGTCATACCCTGCCGCTGGGGTGCTTCGCGTTTCCCCGGCAAACCACTGGCCGTCCTCGGCGACAAGCCGCTGCTCTGGCATGTCCACCAGCGCTGTCTGGAGGCCAAACGTCTCGACGGAGCTGTCGTGGCGACCGACGACGAACGCATCGAAGCGGCGTGCCGTCGACTGGGCATCGAGTGCATCCGTACTGGAGAGCACCTCACCGGCACCGATCGCGTCGCGGAGGTCGCCGAGCGCCTGCCGGCCGAGGCGTACATCAACGTCCAGGGCGACGAGCCGTTCATCTCGCCGACCGCCATCGACGACATCTCCGAGGCCCTGGAGTACAAGCCGCCGGGCACGCTCGCCGTGAACGCATATGCCGAGCTGCACGACCCGGGCGCCGTCCTCGACCACAACGTCGTCAAGGTCGTTGTCTCGGCCCAGAGCAAGGCTCTCTTGTTCTCGCGCCAGCCCATCCCCTACCCCAAAGGCGACCGCCCGAAGTACCTGCGCCAACTGGGTCTTTACGGCTTCACCGGCCCAGCTCTCCAGCACTTCCTACAGCTCCAGCAGGGACCCCTGGAGCGCGCCGAGGGAGTGGAGATGCTGCGCTTCGTCGAGCATGGCCACGCCGTACACATGGTTCCGGTCTTGGACGACGGTGTAGCGGTAGACACCCCGGAGGATCTGACGCGAGCCGAGCGCCTCTTCAACCAGTACGGCGGAGCAGTCCTCACGCGTGGCGCCGCAGGGCGGTCGCCTGCCGACGAAGAAGGCGCCGTCACCTACAGCGGCGACGTAGAGGTCATCCGCTCCATGGTGCGATGA
- a CDS encoding phosphotransferase translates to MSLTPFTKHYATPERAARAVRHYRWINEHAKPLQQPALRTIGPTSLTFERIEGRPVRPADLPRMAELLGHAHGAAWASDLQSASLGTPHRFQDGTTFDDYLDLREIALRRRHEQGYLPNKVTLYAMLGLLEETAQGPFAFYKDSNPRNFIITSTQDIVTIDTDDLSLAPMGYDLAKLIATLHLTYGPLTDQAVNAALLAYNAAAGSHNARLGTTDRERLGDFLTLHAVLTAPYVGRNGYRYSWPVRSHLRGAS, encoded by the coding sequence ATGAGCCTCACGCCGTTCACCAAGCACTACGCGACACCGGAGCGCGCGGCGAGGGCTGTGCGCCACTACCGGTGGATCAACGAACACGCAAAGCCGCTGCAGCAGCCGGCCCTCCGCACCATCGGGCCGACCAGCCTGACGTTCGAACGGATCGAGGGCCGCCCCGTACGCCCCGCGGATCTCCCGCGCATGGCGGAACTGCTGGGCCACGCCCACGGTGCCGCCTGGGCCAGCGACCTGCAGTCCGCGTCGCTGGGCACCCCGCACCGCTTCCAGGACGGCACGACGTTCGACGACTACCTCGACCTCCGGGAGATCGCGCTCCGGCGTCGCCACGAGCAGGGCTACCTGCCGAACAAGGTGACCTTGTACGCGATGCTCGGCCTGCTGGAAGAGACCGCCCAGGGGCCGTTCGCCTTCTACAAGGACAGCAACCCGCGGAACTTCATCATCACCAGCACGCAGGACATCGTCACCATCGACACCGACGACCTGTCCCTCGCCCCGATGGGATACGACCTCGCCAAGCTCATCGCGACGCTCCACCTGACATACGGACCACTCACGGACCAAGCCGTCAACGCTGCCCTGCTCGCGTACAACGCAGCGGCCGGAAGCCACAACGCCCGGCTCGGCACCACAGACCGCGAACGACTCGGCGACTTCCTGACCCTGCACGCCGTCCTGACCGCGCCATACGTCGGGCGCAACGGTTACCGCTACAGCTGGCCGGTCCGCTCCCACCTCCGAGGAGCCTCATGA
- a CDS encoding NUDIX hydrolase codes for MPPSVDHVRSVTEAYLARHPEERDSLTLLFAALVGTDAPTSRKTYPAHVTCSAILIDGDRRVLHIVHKASGKLLAPGGHNEPADRHLRDAALRELHEEAGIPPSAVVPLSGYEDVPLDIDVHTIDANPSKDEPTHHHVDFRWAFHLGAEHAVTLQEEEVDGYEWRPFPSAASPTVRAKLALLT; via the coding sequence ATGCCTCCCTCCGTCGACCACGTCCGCTCTGTCACCGAGGCGTACCTCGCCCGCCACCCGGAGGAACGCGATTCCCTCACCCTGCTGTTCGCCGCGCTCGTCGGCACGGACGCCCCCACGAGCCGCAAGACGTACCCCGCCCACGTGACCTGCAGCGCCATCCTCATCGACGGCGACCGGCGCGTACTGCACATCGTGCACAAGGCGTCCGGGAAACTGCTGGCGCCCGGCGGGCACAACGAACCGGCTGACCGGCACCTGCGCGACGCCGCCCTGCGCGAACTGCACGAGGAGGCCGGCATCCCGCCCAGCGCCGTCGTCCCCCTCTCCGGCTACGAGGACGTTCCCCTCGACATCGACGTGCACACCATCGACGCGAACCCCTCGAAGGACGAGCCGACCCACCACCACGTGGACTTCCGCTGGGCCTTCCACCTCGGCGCAGAGCACGCGGTGACGCTCCAAGAAGAGGAGGTCGACGGCTACGAATGGCGGCCGTTCCCGAGTGCCGCTTCACCCACCGTCCGCGCCAAGCTCGCCCTGCTCACCTGA
- a CDS encoding class I SAM-dependent methyltransferase: MNEPNPFLDPAQQQELYGHASRLAGRTSALMRAKTSGHPVPETIVSLVQTHHPQPDRLGVVLDIGCGRGTSSLVIAEQLRPQRVVGLDAAPSLLAHARERAQDLADITVDFFEGDFHDLPLPAGSCDVAVAAFCLYHSQHPEDVIAQIARVLAPGGLAVLVTKSLDSYQEMDQLVASAGLDLRADQHESLYTAAHSGNLADLAASSLDVIAVLDEEHAFTFDGHDHTAQYLATNPKYDLAPGLYGNPGALAATLHEFLPNQPLTTRSRITFVVAQSNEGRPA, from the coding sequence ATGAACGAGCCCAACCCGTTCCTGGACCCCGCCCAGCAGCAGGAGTTGTATGGGCATGCCTCGCGGCTGGCCGGGCGGACCAGCGCCCTGATGCGCGCGAAGACCTCCGGCCACCCCGTGCCCGAGACGATCGTCAGCCTGGTGCAGACCCACCACCCGCAGCCTGACCGGCTCGGCGTGGTGCTCGACATCGGCTGCGGTCGCGGCACGAGCAGCCTCGTCATCGCCGAGCAGCTCCGGCCGCAGCGCGTCGTCGGCCTGGACGCCGCCCCCTCCCTGCTGGCCCATGCCCGCGAGCGCGCCCAGGACCTGGCCGACATCACGGTGGACTTCTTCGAAGGCGACTTCCACGACCTTCCGCTGCCCGCCGGGTCATGCGACGTTGCCGTCGCCGCGTTCTGCCTCTACCACTCGCAGCACCCCGAGGACGTCATCGCGCAGATCGCCAGGGTCCTCGCCCCTGGGGGCCTGGCCGTGCTCGTCACCAAGAGCCTCGACAGCTACCAGGAGATGGATCAGTTGGTCGCCTCCGCTGGCCTCGACCTGCGGGCCGACCAGCACGAGAGCCTCTACACCGCAGCCCACAGCGGCAACCTCGCCGACCTGGCCGCCTCCTCGCTCGACGTGATCGCCGTCCTGGACGAGGAGCACGCCTTCACCTTCGACGGCCACGACCACACGGCGCAGTACCTGGCCACCAACCCCAAGTACGACCTCGCGCCCGGCCTGTACGGCAACCCCGGAGCCTTGGCCGCGACCCTGCACGAATTCCTTCCCAACCAGCCACTCACCACCCGGTCCCGCATCACCTTCGTCGTCGCCCAGTCGAACGAAGGGCGGCCGGCATGA
- a CDS encoding aminoglycoside phosphotransferase, producing MIATSDDPRIRLAHHFLGAVEIAPDPVLPPRVVRVVSGDGRHFVAKQHAERDRYAGELHAYRAWVTHLTRHAPKLVGRDDATRTLLLTARTGDRADTAAPGSPEEELAHHEAGHVLGKLHRATAMPQGGAAGAALAERFQSWIDRAVHADLIDTAEENLLKHHAAILGNSGMDSAVCHLDYQPRNWLIGDTFGVCDFEHMRHDARVRDFARLEFRRWQAAPHLRTAFFDGYGRPLNDTERRLLESFGAIEAATALVKGHQENDPTLSEHGRTVLSRLT from the coding sequence GTGATCGCGACATCGGACGACCCCCGGATCCGACTGGCGCACCACTTCCTCGGTGCAGTCGAGATCGCACCGGACCCCGTGCTTCCGCCTCGGGTCGTGCGTGTGGTGAGCGGCGACGGGCGTCACTTCGTCGCCAAGCAGCACGCAGAGCGAGACCGGTACGCAGGGGAACTCCACGCCTACCGGGCATGGGTCACCCACCTGACCCGCCACGCGCCGAAGCTGGTCGGCCGTGACGACGCCACCCGCACCCTGCTGCTGACCGCCCGCACAGGCGATCGGGCGGACACTGCGGCCCCGGGCTCACCGGAGGAGGAACTGGCCCACCACGAGGCTGGCCACGTCCTCGGCAAGCTCCACCGGGCCACCGCCATGCCCCAGGGCGGCGCCGCCGGCGCAGCGCTCGCCGAGCGCTTCCAGAGCTGGATCGACCGGGCCGTCCACGCCGACCTGATCGACACGGCCGAGGAGAACCTGCTGAAGCACCACGCGGCCATCCTGGGAAACAGCGGCATGGACAGTGCGGTCTGCCATCTCGACTACCAGCCGCGCAACTGGCTTATAGGCGACACCTTCGGTGTCTGCGACTTCGAGCACATGCGACACGACGCCCGTGTCCGCGACTTCGCACGGCTCGAATTCCGACGCTGGCAAGCCGCGCCCCACCTCCGTACGGCTTTCTTCGACGGCTACGGGCGTCCGCTAAACGACACCGAACGGCGCCTCCTGGAGTCCTTCGGCGCCATCGAGGCGGCCACGGCCCTGGTCAAGGGCCATCAGGAGAACGACCCCACCCTCAGCGAGCACGGCAGAACCGTCCTGTCCCGGCTCACCTGA
- a CDS encoding glycosyltransferase family protein, whose translation MKIGYSFWGFLGNGVTNTPDGGRSHRRPFIDALSARGHNIVFLQADRDRLEAGDDLGDVYTFDDGTPGIDVLFLEWRWAIPGRNTTVCGTEGHTCDLHRQAQLINHYTVRHRTPTVIWDKDRTLRAESVWRRSAHTLVCEAALAPTHGACSLLFPVAEDLIALADPVALAAQRRDLVLGYVGNQYDRDEPFERFFAPAAARVDHLVAGKWTKTDRWPHVRFVGRIPFEAAVGVYGRSLATVLMLPERYAAVGQMTQRIFEAVLAGCLPLAPADIRFADRFVPQELVVRSGRDVLERLSYLREIAGTQQHADLIAACVDRLRLFGLSKQVDTLESVLHGLVGTTATERGAA comes from the coding sequence GTGAAGATCGGATACAGCTTCTGGGGCTTCCTCGGCAACGGGGTCACCAACACCCCGGACGGGGGCCGCAGCCACCGCCGCCCCTTCATCGACGCCCTCAGCGCCCGTGGGCACAACATCGTCTTCCTCCAGGCCGACCGCGACCGCCTCGAAGCCGGCGACGACCTCGGCGACGTATACACCTTCGACGACGGCACCCCCGGCATCGACGTCCTGTTCCTGGAATGGCGCTGGGCGATCCCCGGCCGCAACACCACGGTCTGTGGGACCGAGGGGCACACCTGCGACCTCCACCGTCAGGCCCAGCTCATCAACCACTACACGGTGCGGCACCGTACGCCTACCGTGATCTGGGACAAGGACCGCACACTGCGGGCCGAGAGCGTGTGGCGACGTTCGGCCCACACCCTCGTCTGCGAGGCCGCGCTCGCCCCGACCCACGGCGCATGCTCCCTACTCTTCCCCGTAGCCGAGGACCTCATCGCCCTGGCGGACCCCGTGGCCCTCGCGGCACAGCGGCGGGACCTCGTGCTCGGCTACGTGGGCAACCAGTACGACCGCGACGAGCCCTTCGAGCGCTTCTTCGCCCCGGCTGCCGCCCGCGTCGATCACCTGGTCGCCGGGAAATGGACGAAGACCGACCGCTGGCCGCACGTCCGCTTCGTGGGCCGAATCCCGTTCGAGGCCGCCGTCGGCGTCTACGGCCGGTCTCTGGCCACAGTGCTCATGCTGCCCGAGCGGTACGCCGCCGTCGGGCAGATGACCCAGCGCATCTTCGAGGCCGTGCTTGCCGGGTGCCTGCCGCTGGCCCCGGCGGACATCCGCTTCGCCGACCGGTTCGTCCCGCAGGAGCTGGTCGTGCGCTCCGGCCGAGACGTGCTCGAACGCCTCTCCTACCTCCGCGAGATCGCCGGCACCCAGCAGCACGCCGACCTGATCGCCGCGTGCGTGGACCGTCTGCGCCTGTTCGGCCTGAGCAAGCAGGTCGACACCCTGGAATCCGTCCTGCACGGGCTCGTCGGGACCACCGCGACCGAGCGGGGAGCTGCCTGA
- a CDS encoding histidine phosphatase family protein has protein sequence MITTELVFVRHGQAQCNADGVVGGPRTCTGLTNLGYAQAEQAARRLATEHLMKPFDVVFAGPRIRLVQTGEIIAQTLQIPVHHDDRLDGPVHGDADGKPWDAVKTAANGGPHAHPDTPWAAGSDTWNGFLKRASRNLSQLIGENQGKRIVFAAHGETVITAHTLLLGIPIGSPAGFTHNHASITRWQHHRNRLGQTRWMIDRHNDTEHLSLLTPEPTP, from the coding sequence ATGATCACCACTGAACTCGTCTTCGTACGGCACGGCCAGGCCCAGTGCAACGCCGACGGCGTTGTCGGGGGTCCGCGCACCTGCACCGGCCTGACCAACCTCGGGTACGCGCAGGCTGAACAGGCCGCACGCCGCCTGGCTACCGAACACCTGATGAAGCCCTTCGACGTGGTCTTTGCGGGCCCGCGGATCCGTCTTGTCCAGACCGGCGAGATCATCGCCCAGACGCTGCAGATCCCAGTGCACCACGACGATCGTCTCGACGGCCCGGTCCACGGCGATGCCGACGGCAAACCTTGGGATGCGGTGAAGACGGCCGCCAACGGCGGACCGCATGCGCATCCCGACACTCCCTGGGCCGCTGGCTCCGACACCTGGAACGGGTTCCTGAAGCGCGCCAGCAGGAACCTGAGCCAGCTCATCGGGGAGAACCAGGGGAAGCGCATCGTGTTCGCGGCCCACGGGGAGACGGTTATCACCGCACACACTCTGCTCCTCGGTATCCCGATCGGCTCACCGGCGGGCTTCACCCACAACCACGCCTCCATCACCCGCTGGCAGCACCACCGCAACCGCCTGGGCCAGACCCGCTGGATGATCGACCGGCACAACGACACCGAGCACCTCAGTCTCCTCACGCCGGAGCCGACTCCGTGA
- a CDS encoding topology modulation protein: MKKVAIVGCGGSGKSHVARELGMILDAPVTHLDAAFYDDEWNALPMDKFTEVQRELVAQPRWVIDGNYNSTLQVRLEACDTVVLMDVSTVAALYGIFSRQIRHGAGHKGNGVHNRIHWGVIKYVATYRRKMRPRVMAKIEKFGSGADVVLLANRRQTRRWLRKVAAEQS, encoded by the coding sequence ATGAAGAAGGTCGCCATCGTCGGCTGCGGAGGCAGCGGCAAATCCCACGTGGCCCGCGAACTGGGCATGATCCTCGACGCCCCGGTGACGCATCTGGACGCCGCGTTCTACGACGACGAGTGGAACGCGCTGCCCATGGACAAGTTCACCGAAGTGCAGCGCGAGCTGGTCGCGCAGCCGCGGTGGGTGATCGACGGCAACTACAACTCGACGCTGCAGGTGCGGCTCGAAGCCTGCGACACGGTGGTCCTGATGGACGTGTCGACGGTAGCGGCGCTGTACGGGATCTTCTCCCGGCAGATCCGGCACGGAGCCGGGCACAAGGGCAACGGGGTGCACAACCGCATCCACTGGGGCGTGATCAAGTACGTCGCCACGTACCGGCGCAAGATGCGGCCCCGCGTGATGGCGAAGATCGAGAAGTTTGGCTCCGGAGCGGACGTGGTGCTGCTGGCCAACCGGCGCCAGACGCGCCGCTGGCTGCGGAAGGTGGCCGCCGAGCAGTCCTGA
- a CDS encoding adenosylhomocysteinase, which translates to MESPERARLDAFFRQITAQFPAGETITTLVITHLLPERPAFLRAMAAVSTVGAVLPKPRSIHQPTLDAVRRTLPVHDLTREGFTDETQALDYLEATAGGRDVVLVDIGGYFAASLDTLVSKFSGRILGVVEDTENGHQRYAALDSLPCPVVSVARSPLKDCEDHLVGRSIVFSTDALVRARGDILTSRNACVIGFGKVGRAIAQTLRAQDLRVTVYDSDPVKRVQAHSLGFRTSASTTEAVHDAELVLCATGNLALRHGDFAALRNGAYLGSVTSSEDELELGSLHDLYERSPVEAQLTRYEVTGHYFYVLADGGAVNFVHGAAVGAYIHLVQAEILAATAALSHTRFQPGLHEMPAADRNTIARTWLRHFER; encoded by the coding sequence ATGGAAAGTCCCGAGCGAGCGCGGCTGGACGCCTTCTTCCGGCAGATCACCGCGCAGTTCCCCGCCGGCGAGACGATCACGACGCTGGTCATCACGCACCTGCTCCCGGAAAGACCGGCATTCCTGCGCGCTATGGCAGCGGTGTCCACGGTCGGCGCCGTACTGCCCAAGCCCCGGTCGATCCATCAGCCGACCCTCGACGCCGTCCGTCGCACCCTCCCGGTCCACGACCTGACCCGGGAGGGGTTCACCGACGAGACGCAGGCCCTGGACTACCTGGAGGCCACGGCCGGCGGCCGGGACGTCGTCCTGGTGGACATCGGTGGGTACTTCGCGGCGAGCCTCGACACCCTCGTGAGCAAGTTCTCCGGCCGCATCCTCGGCGTCGTCGAGGACACCGAGAACGGTCACCAGCGGTACGCGGCCCTCGACTCCCTGCCGTGCCCGGTCGTGTCCGTGGCCCGCTCCCCGCTCAAGGACTGCGAGGACCACCTCGTCGGCCGGTCGATCGTGTTCTCCACCGACGCCCTCGTCCGCGCCCGTGGGGACATCCTGACCAGCCGCAACGCCTGCGTCATCGGCTTCGGCAAGGTCGGCCGCGCCATCGCCCAGACCCTTCGCGCCCAGGACCTGCGCGTCACCGTGTACGACAGCGATCCGGTCAAGCGGGTGCAGGCGCACTCCCTCGGCTTCCGCACCAGCGCGTCCACCACCGAGGCCGTGCACGACGCGGAACTCGTCCTGTGCGCCACCGGCAATCTCGCCCTTCGGCACGGAGACTTCGCAGCGTTGCGCAACGGCGCGTACCTCGGCTCGGTGACCTCCTCCGAGGACGAACTCGAACTCGGCAGCCTCCACGACCTCTACGAGCGCAGCCCAGTCGAAGCCCAGTTGACGCGATACGAGGTCACCGGCCACTACTTCTACGTTCTCGCCGACGGGGGTGCCGTCAACTTCGTACACGGCGCCGCCGTCGGCGCGTACATCCACCTCGTCCAGGCCGAGATACTCGCCGCCACCGCCGCACTCAGCCACACCCGCTTCCAGCCCGGACTGCACGAGATGCCGGCGGCCGACCGCAACACCATCGCCAGAACCTGGCTCCGCCACTTCGAAAGGTGA
- a CDS encoding class I SAM-dependent methyltransferase, which translates to MRRDMGEHYQNLASTYDDNWAYSPDFVQWMSGQIASTLRLSANDRMADIGCGTGLFAGGIAEALRPRHPVLCVDPSAAMLDQLPSSPALSPLRASAEEIADQTVPLPYERLDAMWLKESVHHVTDPATTLTGLARLLAPGGRLLVAMLPTTIDYPLFAEALKRYEELQPDPAVIARHLADAGLRAELTFVEHELRLDRERYLSMVRSRYMSVLSTFSDGELDAGIEEIRARYPGPEFVFPDRFAFVLGVRDDSTGATESDGGAR; encoded by the coding sequence GTGCGGCGTGACATGGGGGAGCACTACCAGAATCTCGCCAGCACGTATGACGACAACTGGGCCTATAGTCCGGACTTCGTGCAGTGGATGTCCGGACAGATCGCCTCGACTCTACGGCTGTCGGCGAACGACCGCATGGCGGACATCGGCTGTGGCACGGGCCTGTTCGCCGGCGGTATAGCGGAGGCCCTACGCCCACGCCACCCGGTGCTGTGCGTGGACCCTTCGGCGGCGATGCTTGATCAGCTTCCCTCGTCCCCCGCTCTGTCACCGCTCCGCGCCTCGGCCGAGGAGATCGCGGACCAGACGGTGCCCCTGCCCTATGAACGGCTGGACGCGATGTGGCTGAAGGAATCGGTGCACCACGTCACCGACCCTGCCACCACACTCACGGGCCTGGCCCGGCTGCTGGCGCCCGGCGGTCGGCTGCTGGTGGCGATGTTGCCGACCACGATCGACTACCCGCTGTTCGCCGAGGCCCTCAAGCGGTACGAAGAGCTCCAGCCCGACCCGGCCGTCATCGCCCGGCACCTTGCCGATGCGGGGCTCCGGGCCGAGCTGACCTTCGTGGAGCATGAGCTGCGCCTGGACAGGGAGCGCTACTTGTCCATGGTCAGGTCCCGGTACATGTCCGTGCTGTCGACCTTCAGCGATGGGGAGCTCGACGCCGGGATCGAGGAGATCCGGGCCCGCTATCCGGGACCGGAGTTCGTCTTCCCCGATCGATTCGCGTTCGTCCTCGGTGTCCGCGACGACTCCACTGGCGCCACCGAATCCGACGGAGGTGCGCGGTGA
- a CDS encoding amidase family protein, with product MRRAMMPFQQPVSEIEGCANVHRPAGSRSLTVEGVEQSFFDQTGWANLTSHVGLPSLVMPFARSAEGLPIGAQLVGPAHADRSLSLLALAERLAPLLRGTAEGVIAPWSG from the coding sequence ATGCGCCGGGCGATGATGCCGTTCCAACAGCCGGTCAGCGAGATCGAGGGCTGTGCGAATGTGCACCGCCCAGCCGGAAGCCGTTCTCTCACGGTCGAAGGCGTCGAACAGAGCTTCTTCGACCAGACCGGCTGGGCCAATCTCACCAGCCACGTCGGTCTGCCCAGCTTGGTCATGCCTTTTGCGCGCAGCGCCGAGGGCCTCCCGATCGGTGCGCAGCTCGTAGGCCCGGCCCATGCGGACCGAAGCTTGAGCTTGCTCGCGCTGGCCGAGCGCCTGGCACCCCTGCTCAGAGGGACGGCCGAGGGCGTCATCGCACCATGGAGCGGATGA
- a CDS encoding NAD-dependent epimerase/dehydratase family protein has protein sequence MPQHEQPPITAAPRRAVVTGSAGFIGSHLAHALVQAGTTVIGVDRRDSSTDPTAAANLAALRGLPGYHHVTADLLHCAIDPLLIEADAVFHLAGIPGVRPSWGPQFGDYLASNVLATHRVLEACTRISVPRLVVASSSSVYGPTDGGASLEADRPKPASPYAVTKLAEEQLCLAYAERPIGPSVVALRYFTVYGPRQRADMFTHRALQAALTGQPLRLYGDGHQRRDFTYIDDVVAATIAAAVVPTAQGAINVGGGSNASLLDVINIATSLTGRDIQLHQDHARNGDVLLTRADPSRAREVLGWQPRVDLHRGLRAHMQALAAQVPDYSRAA, from the coding sequence GTGCCGCAGCACGAGCAGCCCCCGATCACCGCTGCCCCCCGTCGGGCCGTGGTGACCGGCTCCGCCGGATTCATCGGCTCCCACCTCGCACACGCCCTCGTCCAGGCCGGTACCACCGTGATCGGCGTGGATCGCCGAGACTCGTCCACCGACCCCACGGCCGCCGCCAACCTCGCTGCGCTGCGGGGGCTCCCGGGATACCACCACGTCACGGCCGACCTCCTCCACTGCGCGATCGACCCTCTCCTGATCGAGGCGGACGCGGTCTTCCACCTCGCCGGAATCCCCGGCGTACGGCCCTCCTGGGGACCGCAGTTCGGCGACTACCTCGCGTCCAACGTGCTGGCCACCCACCGAGTCCTTGAAGCCTGCACCCGCATCAGTGTCCCCCGACTGGTCGTCGCCTCCTCCTCCAGCGTCTACGGTCCGACCGACGGCGGCGCGAGCCTTGAGGCCGACCGTCCGAAACCCGCCTCCCCTTACGCCGTGACCAAACTGGCCGAGGAACAGCTCTGCCTCGCCTACGCCGAGCGCCCCATCGGCCCCAGCGTTGTCGCCCTGCGGTACTTCACCGTCTACGGGCCCCGGCAGCGCGCCGACATGTTCACCCACCGCGCCCTGCAGGCCGCCCTGACCGGACAGCCGCTGCGTCTGTACGGAGACGGCCACCAGCGACGCGACTTCACCTACATCGACGACGTGGTCGCCGCCACGATCGCCGCCGCCGTCGTGCCGACCGCCCAGGGTGCCATCAACGTCGGCGGCGGATCGAACGCATCGCTGCTGGACGTGATCAACATCGCCACCAGCCTCACCGGCCGCGACATCCAGCTCCACCAGGACCACGCACGCAACGGTGACGTCCTCCTCACCCGGGCCGACCCCAGCCGCGCCCGAGAAGTCCTCGGCTGGCAGCCGCGAGTCGACCTCCACCGCGGGCTGCGCGCCCACATGCAGGCGCTGGCCGCCCAGGTTCCGGATTACAGCCGGGCCGCGTAG